The Alnus glutinosa chromosome 10, dhAlnGlut1.1, whole genome shotgun sequence DNA window atttaaaccattTCAGAATTTCATATGATTGAAGATTTGATTACCTTCTAGTTCAGACTGGATAGTTCTGATCAACTTGCTATGCCAAACAGTTTTATGATTGGGGAATCCTCATCTGGGTCAGCGTTGAAATGCCTCCAGCAGAAGCTGGATTGCTCTGATCCAAGACAGCTGCTATCTCATGGATGCAGAAGAGTTTATGATGCTTTTCGATTGCTGCAAACAGATCCTTACATTAAGGTGATTGTCCCTTTGGATAATCTTTTACTTAGAAacttgttttaaaaaagtaattctgTACATAAACGGGGAAGGAAGGAGAAAATGATTGACTCAAAGATGAGTCCTTCAGAAATGTTTGAATCTTACCTAAGTTCCACAGCAAAGCCTTTGTTCCTGTTAATCCCTCTCCTCTTCTTTGCTGATGATGATTTTTCATGGGATCTAACTCGTTTGAATCTATGTTACTTGATCTGTCTTTAGATATCTTTTTCTGATTATAAGGGGACAACATCATTTCAACTCTACAAACTTTTTCCTAcccaattttttataaatcaaaaGATCGATGGGTTTTCAAATACTTCAAATTGGGAttttttgcttttcattttttttttctggacaGACGGTCATAATTTTTCTGTTAATTTACGTCTCTTCAAGGGATCTGACTTAAATGCAGAGACTAGTGCTTTCGCTAGCAACTGATAAAGCTGTTTGGGATGCGATTATGAAGAACGAGTTGGTTCGAATGCTTCTAAAGTCGCCCTACACAGGTTTGCACTTTGCTCATCACATGTTTGGTTTTTGTTGATACTCTTTTCAAAGAACAAATTTCTTTGCCCAAGTGACTCTTTCAATAGCAAAATGGCTGTGCTCTCTTATGGCTGGATGCATCTCAATCGTTAAATGGCTTTAAGATATTATCTGTTGTGGGTGGGGTTATCAATTATGTTAATAAAGACATACAACTTTGGAGTAGACGTGTAGCATGGCAGCATCCACAAAAATGAAATGGAATAGAACTATGGGAACAAACACGGCTGTAGCCCTTTGACACCACAAAACAGCCAAAAATAGTAGGCCTTTGTTGCTATAAATCTGGATTgcttgaaaattatttttcaaggaTAAGTCAATATAACAATTCATGAACAAGTACCAATGAAAGACCTCGACAAAAGTCTCAGCTTTGGTCTTTAGGTTTTATTTGTGTATGTGGATGTTGTTATGGTTAAGAGGATTTTGTTGAATAGTCTTAAGGTTGTGTTCTTTATAAACAGAAAAGTAGACCTAGGAAATcattcttcttcattcttgcacTGCAATTGTGTTTGAAGCAGAGAATGTGGTCGTTCAAAAGAGattcctttatattttcttatggAATGTACAAGACTATTTCTTGCGAGAATTGCTTCTTAGAGCACAGGCAATGGAAGTTACCAACCTAGTAAAGGAGCAAACCAAAACCAGCTGAAGGAAGGGCTTCATAGCATTACTTTACTATTAGAGAAAGGGGATACTATtatcgttatatatatatattaagctaAGGGGGCTGAGAATTGCAAGGATTTTCTGTTTCAAGAAAGTTTCCTCCATGCAATGCATTCTGTCCAAATCTTCTCGAGCAGCAGTTAAAGAATTGAAGGTAGACTGGTTGACCATATATATTCTTGAGTCATCTCTCACCCGGCTGAAAAACTATAGGGCAGCAATCAAACTGCTGCAGTCGTTTTCTTGCTGCAATAGTTTGATGCAGAACACAGAAAGTTCCAATGAAAGAAAGGAATCcgatattaaatttttttaaaaaaaatgcaaaaataaaagCAATCTGAAGATTATCCGAATTCCTGTATCTGTTTCCTTGAAGTATTAAACATTGTCAATATGGACAATGAAAGTTGGAGATCAAAAGATGTGATGGTGAATATTTATACATGAAAATAGGAATTAGTACttaccttttcttttgggtttgtgAGACTTGAGAGTTAAAACTTAATACAACAATGTTGGGATGCCATCTTAACCCAAAAAGCTTAACCCAGTAGTTTCAGTTTAATAATGTTATGTTCAACACTCACTCTTATCACTGTTCTTTTATATGGGACCCAACCATTTAACCAATCACATCGCTCACACATGAACATTACAAAACTTGCCTTTTAGTTTCTATAACTAACTCATTCACATTTTGCACATGTAGTTGATTATGAAAGGCTTCAGTGCTCTAATGAAGAACCAGACTTGGTTACAAGCATTGTGAGGTGGATTTTGGATGccacaaaaacaaaagttgttgaGCTCATTGAGAAATTTCTGTCCCTAGTGAATGAGCTATTTCAACAACCTCCAAAGGGGGAGAAACCCACAAATGGTAACAAGgaagaaacagaagaaaaagtTAGATCCTCATTGCTTCTCTCCATTGTGATCCTCATCATTGTGGTTGTGGCTCGAGCCCAAAATGCTTGATCATCAAAAATCAGCAAAAGAATGTTCTAGGTATAAATCGCGTTTTAGATTGATCAACATAAAGAGGTGAAGGTGCCGTTAATATTGATTTCatcctcttttatatatattacttagATTGAAGAAcagttttgtcttttgaataattTCTTGAAGACCTACATTTGTATTGGTCGTTTGTGATTTAGACTGCAATATGaaaaattgatgtggtagttttgtacttcaataataataatatcactcGCAATAGCATGAATCACTGTAGGATAGTCTTTATATTGAGGGTGTTGATCTACAAGAATTAGATTGGTTGTATCTAttaagctttaataaaatcaattataatttatccctagaaaatgatgtttttgtgatttttaatttataaactaacaatgaaaattaaatgctataaaataaattagagtTAAGCTAAATGAGTTGGAAAATAAagaattgatttcaccattAACCTTGTACTAATGGCTATCATATTAACATGAAAAATTCATTCTAGGCATGATATTACTTATGTGTGTTTGTCAGGCGCACAACAtagtgtcaagaaaataccatcatcaACAAATAAGTGTAATCCATCTTTATTAAGCATGGACTATCAAATTCATTAACTCGGTTACAcacaaacaatgattaagtgtagctcATCTTACGATTAATACAAATCATCTACTTAAATTACACTAATCTAAAGTATAGCATGacttgtctatcctaggcataaactatcaaaacctcttgttgcatgtttaAATAATACCATTGtataaccattacatttatcatcttttgaacaataaatataatttgagtacaatcaaaataaaaagctttttcGTAGACAAAATAAACATTTCATCGTGATTACATTTaacattaaaaccaattacaaaaatgtaatCATCATAGTTATACAATTATCAATGCTtaaaataaatatcccaaagAATAAAGCACAATTAAGTCATTGATATTTAGATAAGGTTTatcaaaatcctaaaaaaaGCTTTAACCACGCATTAAGATCTTCTGATAATTTAAAGTTGATAAGCAATCCCCATGATGCAGTCCATgaccaaaattttgagaaaaatagaAACTAGACACTCTCCCTTTCTTTTTACACGTTCACTGTGTCTGTATGTGTTTCCCTTCTAAAAGCTAAACTAAAGATCTAAAAAActaagggcttgtttggtaagtaattgtattatggaatatttgtgtgttgtagaataagaagtgattgatgtgatataaaatttgagaatgttttatagaaaagtgaaaaaaattttgttttgtagtgaatttttttatttgaataataataaaatatagttgatgtggtataaaaagtgtaaaaaagttagaatgttttttatttgatatttttggaagaagtgaaaagaaatagaaggagaatgacaatgggttgccaaactagcccTAAGCTACTCCTACTCCTAAGCTACgaggggtgctacacatgcacccctcTTCCCCCTTTAGCTGCTTAAAAGGGGAAATGATTGTTGGGGACGGTTTTCGTCCCCAACAGgctgttttgttaaaaaaataaattttaattaaaaactgtCCTTTAATATTACATCAAAGGACAgttttttgattaaatttaatttttttaacaaaaagagcCGGCAAGTAGACGGTTTCCTGTCTAATGCGTATCAGCTatcacttaaaaagaaaaagaaaaagaaaaagaaaagaaaaaaaaaaaagcagcctTATTTTATAGGGgaattaaaaaacaattctaATGTTACATCAAAAttgctttttgaaaaaaaaaaaaacttattttaattaaaaggggGAAGGGGACGGTAACCCGTCGCTGCCAATCAGCCCTCATTTTATAGACCAGGAGGTTTCTCACAGGGAGAAAGTCTGGATCGTAGACCCAGTTACGACTGGGCTACGACGAGGCTGACGTGGCGCCTTGCCACGTCACTcctgagaaaacaaaaaaaaaaaaaaacacaaaaactgaAAAGCAGCATGGGGGAAAACATTTCCCCCAAATATTTTCGTCATCtctatcctctctctctctctctctctctctctctcgagcAGCATGGGGGGAAAACATTTCCCCCAAATATTTTCgtcctctctctcctctctctctctctactcgcCGTTGAAGTTATCGGcgagtctccctctctctcgccgTTAAGCTAGATCGGCGCCGGCTTTCGCAGTTGGGGGGAAAACATTTCCCCCAAATATTTTCGTCCTCTCTCtcctcgctctctctctcgcttgCTCGCCGGCCGTCCCACTCGCCGTTAAGCTAGATCGGCGCCGGCTTTCGGAGTTCAGGCGCATCGGCGGCGTGGTTTTCTGTTCGGCGGCCGGACACCTCCACCGGTATTCTTTCTATCTCTCTCCATTGATCTATGCATGGGTTATGTTATATGGGTATGGATATTTGGTTTGGGTATTTGGTGTTTGGCACTGGACGTTGCTTTAATATTGGGTGTGAAAATTTACAGCAATAGAGGGGATTTTGTAGATTGGGGGTGATGGTTTGGGATGATGTTGTTAATAGCTAAAATTTTTGCTTGGCTAGGACCGAATAGAGTGGAGAGGAACAATTTTTTTGGGTGTCATTCATTTTGGGGATTTTGGTTGTGGAAGGGCCGAATTGGCTGAATGGGTTTATGGAGTAAtatgttgttggttttttttttttttattatctgtTTCGTTTGCTAGAAACTTTTGTTGGGATTGTAATGTTTTATGAGGTTAAgatgtaattttgattttgccTTTGCAGGAATCGTCAAATATCCTTAAAGAACCGATTAGAATCGTCAAATATCCTTAAAGAACCGATTTTGATTTGCCTTTGCAAGGTAATTCATTtgtccttttttgttttgttattattgAAGACAATTTGTACGAGTGCATAATTGAACAATCTTCCTCGTTTGTAATTATTTTCTGGGTTGGATTTTATCACTTTCGTCCTTAGGAGGGAACAATAGTGGGTATTCGTCAAAGCGTACCCGGAAGTGTTTTTTTCACTGTTTGTGAGGAATCTTAACCCTTTGGTTAATTTGTTTGAGTTAGACAATTAGTTGTGGTTCTATTTGAATTGGAAAATTGGGTTTTTATGTGAAATCAAGGGCAACTTCTAAGTAGTTGCCTAGTAACTATAAAGTAACTATTTTGAGTTTAACTAGGACGAGCtctaagtagtttttttttttctttccccaaGAGTTCTCTCTGCGTCCCCCcttcaaagaaataaaaaataaaaaatcattgagTTATACAAAAGTATTATGGCTGAAGTGAAATATTTTAGTTATATGACCATAAAAAATGCAGTCGAACTTGTATGGCCACTTAATTAAGTGCATTCCTTCCCTGTAGgatataaatttcttttgtgattctTATTCTTTGCTGTGAATTTATCTTCTATATACGAGATACATTGTAACTAATGAATAACTTGGCTTGCAATTGGTAGTTCATAGCATCTGCACCCACATTGTTACCACCAGAGTATGTCCAAGAATTTCAGAACTGTTTTGATAGAGCTCCTGCAGCTCCTTTTGAAGACATTCAAAGCATTTTGCATTTTGAATATGTTGACTTGACTCCTATTGCTTCAGCCTCGATAGCATAGGTTAATATCTTCTTCCCCCTCTCTTTTGCctctttaaataatatatttctgACTgatttaaattagaatttacTATGTCTAGGTTCTTGGTGCAAGGCTTAGAGGCTCCCAAGAGGATATATTGGTGGCAGATCTGAATTTTGTTTACATTGTTGCTCGCATATTGGAGTTTTTGAATCCTGAATTCAGCCATCCAAGTGAAGATGAACCAAAGTTAAAACTTAAACAAAGATCAAGGCAAAGTTGCaatgtattttgttgtgtttcaGCACTGTtttgtgcttcttttttttttttttttcccctttttgttcttgtaatttttCATCTGTAAGGAAGGCAGCAAGGAGCCCAAAATTAATTGCAAGTAGAcagatgtgaatatgtttaagatgaagTCACGGTCAtactttgtcattgttaactTATTTCTCTTTGTAGTGGATTTTACTTTGAAAGGTGCATGATTTTCATCAATCAACACTGGAAATTGAATATGTCGGGCCACAAAGAAATTTCAATCAATCATTGCTTCTAGCCATGTTTTATGCATGCAATACATAAAATTTTCATCCACAACATTTGTATGGGTAAGTAAAGGTGTGATCAGTTTTGCTATATCttgcataaaaaaaatggtCCACAGAGTATTTGGTAAGCTTCCTACAATTATGTTGAGAATAAAAGGGAAGAAACAAGAGTGGGGTTGGTctatacacatttatatctccAAAAAATTGGAAGCAAGAGAATGATTCAAAGTACAACAGAAACCAAATCTCTTTcttcttgagtcttgacctctaaagaggttttttttgcatttaaacaaaactatcttaatttgcatttaagCCAACCACACACCCAAAGCACAACAAAATGAATCATAGCAccataattatcaaaaaaaaatatatatatatattccaacaaCTTGCCACATGTGCATGGTGGGATCACCAAAATTACACTTTGATCCCATTTCCTTCATACTAACAAAATTACATTTTGATCCCATCAATAAAGACAAAACACCTAAACACctaaaatcatcacatgtaCATTACAACATGTCAACAAGAAGTACAATATATCATTTACAGGCCAATCGCATGGAATTGATAACATGCATCAAACGATAAATACTTGAGAGCTCATCACCAATAAATGTAGGCAAGCATCGCATATGGTTGAGTATGTTATACACTTGATCGAATATGAGCCGCACATGCACATGCATTGCAATCATCGGGTCTGTTGGGATTATGGCATTAGCTACGTCTGTCATCCAAGCAAGTTTTCGAATTGGGTCGTTATAGATATCACACACTAATTGCTGCAAAAGAAATAGCAGTACTTCTTGGTTCAAAGGGAGAGGAATCATTGACAATAGCCACTGTAGATCAAcctgaaaataacaaaaaataccaCAAAAGTTCAATACCCTAAACTTgtttaaactaaaattctcaTCCACAACATTTGTATGGGTAAGTAAAGCACATCTAAATGATCATATCACATCTATTCACCTTTTAAATAGCAAATGATCATCTAGTTGCTCCTATATCATGTAAAACATTGAACAAATAACAATGAGAAGTAAAATAACTACAAATTCACCTGGGAGCATAGCCAAGACACAATGGACACGTCATTTCTTTGTAGAGCTGCAGTGAAAGCCTCCTAATATTTTTGCTCAAATAGCAATCGTGATAACTCATATGTTATATCAATTGGCACTCCAACCTAATGAACATATCCCTTGTAATTAGTACAACCAACATGGAATTCCAACATAAAAGCCAATGAATATGAAATGAGACTATAATACGAAGACCTGATGGAGACCACCCAATGTTTGAGCCACTGTCGATGCTGAAGAGATGAAATCctgcataacaaaaaaaaaaaaaaaattgttaagatcAAGAATCAAGGAATCAGTCATATTTGtgtccaataataattttttgtatacCTGAGTAATTATACTATCTCTTACTATAGGACCATGCTGAGCATTAGTTACTGAAGGCAATGAAATTTCACTTGTAGTCACTTGATCCTGCATTGCTTTAGAGgtctacaatttaaaaaatggttATGTAAGCGTCTCCatgaaaacacaagaaatatcTATGTTTTTAAGAAGAGGGGAAAATGTGTgaacctgctttttctgtctatTCTGTTTCGCATTGTTGTCACtcagttgattttttttgtcttgtgcttttttttttgcttgtgaCTTCTTGGCCTCTTTTTCTACTATGGGCACCTTTCTGTTCGTCGGTGGTCTCCCTTTACTATGAACCTTCAAAGGACTAAGTAGCTTATCACTATGCACTGCCAAACCATCATTACTTTCATTAAGTTCATTACCGCTAGAAGATGGCTGGGAAAGCTGACTAGGTTCAAGCCTCAATGCACGGTATTTCTCCTTTAAAATATCAACATTTTTCATCACATCCATGTAATGATCCACATTTTCTGATGTTAGGTCCGCTAATTCATAAAAATTCTTGCACATTGTGTCAAATCTTTGGCCTTTAGGCTTATCACCAACAGAATCATAACTACTATTAACAAAAGTGTAACTTCGCTTAATATCTTTCCTCCATCTGTcaagaaagtattttgatggcAACACTGTAACTTTCCTTGTAAGTAGCACAGAAATGGAATGCCTGCACAAAATGCCTCTTAATTCAAATAATGCACAACTGCACTGCACTTCAATTTTGTCTTCATCAAAGTAAACACAAAATGCTACATCTTTAATGTAATTTTCACTAATGACATCAAATTCAGTCACTTGATAGGTAGATATTGCACCTTCTTTTTTAAGATGAGAGTTATTACAAAACATGATTCTCGTAAACTCCTTTTgcacttctttgaactttgcatTGGTGTAGATATCTTGAAACTTTTTCTCCAAAGAAATCTTGGTCACACATTTTATCGTGCTATTAAAAGATTTGAAATCAGCACGTTTCTCATTTTCAACCATTCTACTCAAAGCACTATCAAATTTGtcaacaaattcttttaatGTGGTCTTTGAGTgcaaataattatcaaaaaatgagTTCATACTTTCACTCCGCTGCGTAGTAGTCATTCCCGCCCAAAACGTATCTTTCATATATGCCGGCACCCAAAAAGTCCGCTCACTATATAACCCATGCAGCCATGCATTATCATGCAGTTGAAAACACTCAAGTAGACTCTGCCAGTTTTCCTCGAATTCATCACATGTTTGAGAATCATACACACAAGCTAGTAGGGCACTCTTAATGTCACTGTATTCAGCATGAGCTCCAAACTTTTCTGGGAGTTTTCTCAAAATGTGCCATAGACAAAATCTATGTCGAGTGTTTGGAAAAACTTTTgcaattgcatttttcatagccCTATCCTGATCTGTCATAATTGCACTTGGAGCACGGCCATTCATGCACCCCAACCAAgtctcaaacaaccaaacaaatgtttTTGTATCCTCGGTTGATATTAGTCCTGCCCCTAAAAGTATTGACTGACCATGATGATTTACTcctacaaaaggagcaaatggcatgtCGTATCTATTAGTCAAATACGTTGTGTCAAACGTAATGACATCCCCAAAATATTCATACGCTGCCCTACACCGTGCATCGGCCCAAAACACATTTCGCAACCTACATTCATCATCTATATCCATCACATAAAAGAAGCCATCATCTTGCTTTTgcattctattaaaataatcacGAAGTGCTtcagcgcctcctttgccaagctgaagatctcttgccttgtcaataaaattccggcaatctttctctccaaaggcAAGATTCTCATAcccccccatttcaacaaccaatgtgttaaaattcttacatggacgtatcCCAGCTCTATCATTTaattcaagccttcttttcgcagcaaaatctatattcttattgcatctaaaaaacCTTACTTTGCTTGGGCTTAAACtatgattatgctcaaccacaactgtagtcagaaaccactttccatcaacaGCCCGCTGtgcattgatctttgccttacaccctgttttaattgttggatttggctttatagcatttgatgatgtgctgctttctGTCGTGCCTTGAGGAGCACATGCCAGGGTGATGTATTTTGTACTACCatctttgctctttttcttgcctctttttaccacaccaaaacccacttgcttagcatatgtcctataatataagcaaacttcttctttcgaactaaacaccattaactccttgggttcttcaactttttcatccccatctataatcttgtattgtgtgtcagtgtcctccttatcatccatctctaaatcacatacatttagatttccatctatatataaaaaaaaataatgataagaataagaatacaaagtttagaagaaacaattaacgaatgaaacaataaatcatacaatcaccgagccgaagtaaaattaaaaagcaaacaaaagtttata harbors:
- the LOC133879984 gene encoding uncharacterized protein LOC133879984; translated protein: MKRVHGKEQKRASGSFSNLVFGHVPSQLEVENAINALLNFMIGESSSGSALKCLQQKLDCSDPRQLLSHGCRRVYDAFRLLQTDPYIKRLVLSLATDKAVWDAIMKNELVRMLLKSPYTVDYERLQCSNEEPDLVTSIVRWILDATKTKVVELIEKFLSLVNELFQQPPKGEKPTNGNKEETEEKVRSSLLLSIVILIIVVVARAQNA
- the LOC133879134 gene encoding protein FAR1-RELATED SEQUENCE 4-like; translated protein: MVFSSKEEVCLYYRTYAKQVGFGVVKRGKKKSKDGSTKYITLACAPQGTTESSTSSNAIKPNPTIKTGCKAKINAQRAVDGKWFLTTVVVEHNHSLSPSKVRFFRCNKNIDFAAKRRLELNDRAGIRPCKNFNTLVVEMGGYENLAFGEKDCRNFIDKARDLQLGKGGAEALRDYFNRMQKQDDGFFYVMDIDDECRLRNVFWADARCRAAYEYFGDVITFDTTYLTNRYDMPFAPFVGVNHHGQSILLGAGLISTEDTKTFVWLFETWLGCMNGRAPSAIMTDQDRAMKNAIAKVFPNTRHRFCLWHILRKLPEKFGAHAEYSDIKSALLACVYDSQTCDEFEENWQSLLECFQLHDNAWLHGLYSERTFWVPAYMKDTFWAGMTTTQRSESMNSFFDNYLHSKTTLKEFVDKFDSALSRMVENEKRADFKSFNSTIKCVTKISLEKKFQDIYTNAKFKEVQKEFTRIMFCNNSHLKKEGAISTYQVTEFDVISENYIKDVAFCVYFDEDKIEVQCSCALFELRGILCRHSISVLLTRKVTVLPSKYFLDRWRKDIKRSYTFVNSSYDSVGDKPKGQRFDTMCKNFYELADLTSENVDHYMDVMKNVDILKEKYRALRLEPSQLSQPSSSGNELNESNDGLAVHSDKLLSPLKVHSKGRPPTNRKTSKAMQDQVTTSEISLPSVTNAQHGPIVRDSIITQDFISSASTVAQTLGGLHQEAFTAALQRNDVSIVSWLCSQVDLQWLLSMIPLPLNQEVLLFLLQQLVCDIYNDPIRKLAWMTDVANAIIPTDPMIAMHVHVRLIFDQVYNILNHMRCLPTFIGDELSSIYRLMHVINSMRLACK